From a region of the Salinispira pacifica genome:
- a CDS encoding hydrogenase subunit MbhD domain-containing protein, protein MIILFLSVIAILSVYTLLSRDLLYGVIALSGISLVSALLFYLLQAPDVAITEAAVGAGVSTVIFVWAIKATQRGDEDE, encoded by the coding sequence ATGATTATTCTGTTTCTTTCGGTTATTGCAATTCTTTCCGTCTATACCCTGCTTTCCCGGGATCTGCTGTACGGGGTAATTGCCCTTTCGGGGATCAGTCTGGTTTCCGCACTTCTGTTTTACCTGCTGCAGGCTCCGGACGTTGCGATTACCGAGGCTGCTGTGGGCGCCGGTGTATCCACGGTAATTTTTGTCTGGGCCATAAAAGCCACGCAAAGGGGTGATGAGGATGAATAA
- a CDS encoding MnhB domain-containing protein — MNKSEDKSRRNGSSRGADIARSSGASAAGFYIQIALAVLAAGLLILPLILSEHPWPEIARDFLENNARQETGALNTVSSIYLGYRVFDTLGETIVLLVAVSGTIGIIAHSGSVLAKGFDLEEPGPSTTTHGENIHPKRLRTALIEVVTGKLGPIVLIFGVYVMLYGHLSPGGGFQGGVVIASGIVFLSLGGRRGASTRLTEPGILAGLEAGAFCVLILAGLTGSAVAQGFFSNFISGMGLPDVAFIVFLNTVIGLKVGAGIGFMSIAMLGRVHD, encoded by the coding sequence ATGAATAAATCCGAAGACAAAAGTCGCAGGAACGGTTCCTCCCGGGGCGCAGACATAGCCCGTTCATCCGGGGCTTCGGCAGCGGGGTTCTACATTCAGATTGCTCTTGCGGTGCTGGCTGCCGGTCTGCTCATTCTCCCCCTGATTCTCAGCGAACATCCATGGCCGGAAATCGCCCGGGATTTTCTTGAGAATAACGCCCGGCAGGAAACCGGAGCATTGAACACCGTAAGCTCAATTTATCTGGGATACCGGGTCTTCGACACGCTGGGGGAAACCATCGTGCTTCTGGTGGCAGTGAGCGGTACTATCGGGATCATCGCCCACAGCGGGTCGGTTCTCGCCAAGGGCTTCGACCTGGAAGAACCCGGACCTTCAACCACCACCCATGGAGAAAACATCCACCCCAAAAGACTCCGCACCGCCCTTATTGAGGTGGTAACCGGAAAGCTGGGACCAATCGTCCTGATTTTCGGCGTATACGTCATGCTCTACGGTCACCTCTCTCCCGGCGGCGGATTTCAGGGTGGCGTGGTTATCGCATCGGGTATAGTGTTTCTTTCTCTGGGCGGCAGACGTGGTGCATCCACCCGCCTCACCGAGCCGGGAATTCTTGCAGGACTTGAGGCCGGAGCCTTTTGTGTCCTCATCCTGGCAGGTCTCACCGGAAGCGCAGTGGCCCAAGGATTTTTCTCCAACTTTATTTCCGGCATGGGACTTCCAGACGTTGCCTTTATCGTATTTTTGAATACGGTTATCGGATTGAAAGTGGGTGCGGGGATCGGATTTATGAGCATTGCCATGCTGGGGAGGGTTCATGATTGA
- a CDS encoding sodium:proton antiporter, translated as MIERILLSVIFLTGFTAIIANRNIIKKIFGLTIINTAAVLLFIVEGAGIGTEAPILGEGISAIVDPVPQALMLTAIVIGVCINALALALAYRLYNATGSFNIDTIYQRLSSDEHN; from the coding sequence ATGATTGAGAGAATATTGCTATCAGTGATCTTTCTCACCGGGTTCACCGCCATTATCGCCAACCGGAATATCATCAAAAAGATTTTCGGTCTTACCATCATCAACACCGCAGCAGTGCTCCTGTTTATTGTGGAGGGGGCGGGAATCGGAACGGAAGCCCCGATTCTGGGAGAGGGGATCAGCGCAATAGTAGACCCGGTTCCCCAGGCCCTCATGCTCACCGCAATTGTAATCGGCGTGTGCATCAATGCATTGGCCCTGGCCCTGGCATACCGACTCTACAATGCCACGGGATCGTTCAACATCGACACTATATATCAACGGCTGAGCAGTGATGAGCACAATTAA
- a CDS encoding complex I subunit 5 family protein, whose product MSTINSDIVYTLVGLPLLGSALALFSKAFFKGAKNRILEYSAAFIGLALPWIMLIYTLPDIFNGGVYSGIIGGWSPQVGIQFRFDGLAWLVNLMGFTVAGSAWIYSLGKGPRGAGFTSVFLIQTAALAATSMTADIFNLFVCLEVMGIASYVLVASSEKPGAMLASFSYLMVSATAMVFFLIGIFGLYRLTGSLGYESIAASLAAVPDHGGIGAIVSVSLIVGAVAIRVAIMPVYGWLPDAHALAPHSISAVLSGVLIKTPLFALSRVILLIPAGARAAELMGYAGALTALVAVIIALSQSDVKRLLAYHSVSQIGYVVAAWGAALHAGPASPQGAALMTAAFLHALFHALFKGLLFLTVGNLSDAAGERNVYRLKGGASILRRAGERIPVTLIAFMSAALAITAIPPMNGYASKTALSYALKGSWEYTLLFAAGIGTVASFIKLGRSFFGKASGVPSGIPGDIPSVAPSGARAVTPASNHNGSGTSGIAEAVSHVVLTAAVISTGVFGPGMYRFVLTMFSSGAAADSGYSPTRVPDLNLYSWSALQNMLIILASGIAVYLLSQTTMGKLILKRIRERQRGFHGLLTSFTLGTLALAAWMYLA is encoded by the coding sequence ATGAGCACAATTAATTCAGACATCGTATACACCCTCGTCGGGCTCCCCCTGCTTGGCTCAGCCCTTGCGCTCTTCTCCAAAGCGTTCTTTAAAGGGGCAAAGAACCGAATTCTGGAATACAGCGCTGCGTTTATCGGTCTTGCGCTGCCCTGGATTATGCTGATATATACCCTGCCGGATATTTTCAACGGAGGCGTCTACAGCGGAATCATCGGCGGCTGGAGCCCCCAGGTGGGCATACAGTTCCGTTTCGACGGTCTTGCATGGCTGGTGAACCTCATGGGTTTTACGGTTGCCGGAAGCGCATGGATTTACAGCCTGGGGAAAGGTCCCCGGGGGGCGGGGTTCACTTCCGTCTTTCTCATCCAGACCGCAGCCCTCGCCGCCACATCCATGACCGCGGATATCTTTAACCTGTTCGTGTGTCTGGAGGTGATGGGTATCGCATCCTATGTGCTGGTTGCATCCAGTGAGAAACCCGGTGCCATGCTTGCTTCGTTTTCCTACCTGATGGTCAGCGCAACAGCCATGGTGTTTTTCCTCATCGGGATCTTCGGTCTCTACCGTCTTACCGGAAGTCTGGGCTATGAGAGCATCGCCGCCTCCCTGGCCGCCGTTCCGGATCACGGAGGAATTGGGGCAATCGTGTCGGTGAGCCTCATCGTGGGAGCGGTGGCTATTCGTGTGGCGATTATGCCGGTATACGGCTGGCTGCCCGACGCCCATGCTCTGGCTCCCCACAGTATATCGGCGGTTCTCTCAGGTGTTCTGATCAAAACTCCCCTGTTCGCCCTCTCAAGGGTCATTTTGCTGATCCCCGCCGGGGCCCGGGCAGCAGAACTGATGGGCTATGCCGGTGCTCTCACCGCCCTGGTTGCGGTGATTATCGCCCTTTCCCAAAGCGATGTAAAGCGGCTGCTGGCCTACCACAGTGTAAGCCAAATCGGCTATGTGGTCGCCGCCTGGGGCGCAGCCCTGCATGCCGGTCCCGCCAGCCCCCAGGGGGCAGCCCTGATGACTGCGGCCTTTCTCCACGCCCTGTTTCATGCGCTGTTCAAGGGTCTTCTGTTCCTCACCGTGGGAAACCTCAGCGATGCCGCCGGTGAACGCAACGTGTACCGTCTCAAGGGGGGGGCATCCATTCTCCGGCGTGCCGGCGAACGCATCCCCGTTACGCTCATTGCCTTCATGTCCGCTGCACTTGCCATTACCGCAATTCCCCCCATGAACGGCTACGCCAGTAAAACGGCCCTTTCCTATGCACTGAAAGGCAGCTGGGAATACACGCTATTGTTTGCCGCAGGGATCGGGACGGTGGCTTCATTCATAAAACTGGGAAGAAGCTTCTTCGGGAAAGCTTCCGGTGTTCCCTCTGGTATTCCTGGGGATATTCCTTCCGTTGCTCCTTCCGGCGCACGTGCCGTCACCCCGGCCTCAAACCACAACGGCTCGGGGACCTCAGGTATCGCCGAAGCGGTAAGTCATGTGGTTCTCACTGCTGCGGTTATTTCAACGGGTGTTTTCGGCCCCGGTATGTACCGCTTCGTTCTCACCATGTTCTCCTCCGGAGCCGCAGCGGATTCAGGATACTCTCCGACGCGTGTCCCTGATCTGAATCTTTACAGTTGGAGTGCACTCCAAAACATGCTGATAATCCTGGCTTCAGGAATCGCCGTGTACCTTCTCAGCCAAACGACCATGGGGAAGCTCATATTGAAAAGAATACGTGAGCGGCAAAGGGGTTTTCACGGTCTGTTGACCTCCTTTACGCTGGGCACCCTGGCCCTGGCCGCATGGATGTACCTCGCATGA
- a CDS encoding ATP-binding response regulator encodes MDSISVDIPWSMVFPLITALAWGWKGGLLSAVFGAAWFPFLLWPANGNTNILTSLGLLALFTLSGYAYRNVSFPKRDKSGYIRLAITVIPLLLIIAGLYIWLFPPLLAANPPFWDTGARGYDLGMSPSILRSISAKYVANGLFAVIIAETSLQIAAVRKVYGLPIHRYHRENAIILPGSMSVALLVWLVFFLLDHLLIAPGYDGPRMYIDLSLMIMLSAGICVGRVIMYNNRIRMEAEESRNRFLANMSHELRTPLNGITGMIDLLDRSLREKEPKHLIALARRSTNHLSNMVEDLLTLSRIQTGNFTLNREVFDLDALLKELADIQRNDALKAGMDLNYRRNVDSAYIDSDPQRITQIILNLVSNAIKYAGRGEIRISLNISDDISIRVSDQGEGIPSDQLELAFQPFTQLENPFSKSHGGMGAGLSISRSLAELLDGSLHAESRLGKGSTFTLSLPLSVLKPKTERDASPPPAEIQERGCRELYVVVVDDDFINRLYMKNTLVEGGCRVEQAVNAEQALKIIEMTPPDMVLMDIGLPGMSGEDAIELMRKEKRYAGLPIVAVTAHAHEKDVRRFIQKGADSVLVKPYTADQLLKLVYEVCT; translated from the coding sequence ATGGACAGCATCAGCGTTGACATTCCCTGGTCAATGGTTTTTCCGCTGATAACTGCCTTGGCGTGGGGCTGGAAGGGAGGCCTGCTCAGTGCTGTGTTCGGGGCGGCCTGGTTCCCATTCCTCCTGTGGCCTGCCAACGGAAATACCAATATTCTCACATCACTGGGGCTTCTTGCACTGTTTACCTTGAGCGGATATGCATACCGGAATGTGAGCTTCCCGAAAAGAGATAAATCCGGATATATCAGACTGGCCATAACCGTTATTCCGCTGCTCTTAATCATTGCAGGTCTCTACATCTGGCTGTTCCCTCCGCTGCTGGCTGCCAATCCGCCTTTTTGGGATACCGGCGCACGGGGTTACGATCTGGGAATGTCGCCTTCTATTCTTCGGAGCATTTCAGCCAAATACGTCGCCAACGGACTGTTTGCTGTCATCATTGCTGAAACTTCTCTTCAGATCGCTGCGGTAAGAAAAGTCTACGGACTTCCTATACACAGATATCATCGGGAAAACGCCATCATTCTTCCGGGGAGCATGTCAGTGGCCCTCCTGGTCTGGCTCGTGTTCTTTCTGCTTGATCATCTGCTGATTGCTCCCGGGTATGACGGTCCCCGGATGTATATAGACCTCTCACTTATGATTATGCTCAGCGCCGGTATCTGTGTGGGGCGGGTAATAATGTACAATAACCGCATCAGGATGGAAGCTGAGGAGTCACGTAACCGTTTTCTGGCCAATATGAGTCATGAACTTCGAACACCTCTTAACGGCATAACCGGTATGATTGATCTTCTTGACCGCAGCTTACGTGAGAAGGAGCCGAAACATCTCATTGCCCTCGCCCGGCGTTCCACCAACCATCTCAGCAATATGGTAGAGGATCTGCTCACCCTGTCCAGGATTCAGACCGGTAATTTCACCCTGAACCGGGAGGTTTTTGATCTGGATGCCCTGCTGAAAGAGCTTGCAGATATTCAGCGTAATGATGCGCTCAAGGCGGGCATGGACCTGAACTACCGCAGGAATGTGGACTCCGCATATATCGATTCCGATCCCCAGAGAATCACCCAGATTATTCTCAATCTTGTATCCAATGCCATTAAATATGCAGGAAGGGGTGAAATTCGTATCAGCCTGAATATTTCAGACGATATTTCAATTCGGGTATCGGATCAGGGAGAAGGGATCCCGTCGGATCAGCTGGAACTTGCATTTCAGCCGTTCACACAGCTGGAGAATCCTTTTTCCAAATCCCACGGAGGAATGGGTGCGGGATTGAGCATATCAAGGTCCCTTGCGGAACTGCTGGACGGGAGCCTGCATGCAGAGTCCCGGCTTGGAAAGGGATCCACCTTCACCCTGAGCCTTCCCCTCTCCGTGCTGAAACCGAAGACTGAAAGGGATGCTTCCCCGCCGCCTGCAGAAATACAGGAGCGGGGATGCAGGGAACTGTATGTTGTGGTGGTGGATGATGACTTCATCAACCGTCTGTACATGAAAAACACTCTTGTGGAGGGCGGATGCCGGGTGGAACAGGCGGTAAATGCCGAGCAGGCACTGAAGATTATTGAGATGACCCCGCCGGATATGGTGCTCATGGATATCGGGCTGCCGGGAATGAGCGGAGAAGATGCAATCGAACTGATGCGAAAAGAAAAGCGCTATGCCGGCCTTCCTATAGTGGCAGTAACCGCCCATGCCCATGAGAAGGATGTCCGCCGTTTTATTCAGAAAGGCGCAGACAGCGTACTGGTGAAGCCTTATACAGCGGACCAACTCCTGAAACTGGTGTATGAAGTGTGTACTTAG
- the pflA gene encoding pyruvate formate-lyase-activating protein, with amino-acid sequence MSVLEAANEPVRGRVHSFESGGMVDGPGLRFVVFLQGCPLRCLFCHNPDTWAMNAAAMEMSSAEVIQKARGYKTWMDSSGGGLTISGGESLAQPEFTRDILLRARDEGIHTALDTSGYGRLSVISPCFDAADLVMLDIKTANPELHKDLCGVNLSVIRQSLDYLIETNRNLWVRHVIVPGLTDGAEDLEFLKQLLLTIPNLQRFEFLPFHKMGEAKWAELGKRYTLKDTPAPDPEFIRKLNVDFEAAGIPVEIAG; translated from the coding sequence ATGTCTGTGCTTGAGGCCGCCAATGAGCCTGTCCGGGGAAGGGTGCACTCCTTCGAGAGCGGCGGAATGGTGGATGGTCCGGGGTTACGTTTTGTAGTGTTTCTCCAGGGCTGTCCGCTGCGCTGTCTGTTCTGTCATAATCCTGATACCTGGGCCATGAACGCAGCGGCCATGGAGATGAGCTCCGCCGAGGTGATTCAGAAGGCCAGGGGGTATAAGACCTGGATGGACTCAAGCGGCGGAGGGCTGACTATCAGCGGAGGGGAATCCCTGGCCCAGCCCGAGTTCACCAGGGATATTCTGCTGAGGGCCCGGGATGAGGGGATTCACACCGCACTGGACACATCGGGTTACGGCCGTCTCAGTGTTATTTCTCCCTGCTTCGATGCAGCCGACCTGGTGATGCTGGATATTAAAACCGCCAACCCCGAGCTTCATAAAGATCTGTGCGGAGTGAATCTTTCGGTTATCCGGCAAAGCCTGGATTATCTCATTGAAACGAACAGGAATTTATGGGTGCGCCATGTAATTGTCCCGGGCCTCACCGACGGAGCTGAGGATCTTGAGTTTCTGAAACAGCTGCTGCTTACCATCCCCAACCTGCAGCGGTTTGAGTTTCTCCCGTTCCACAAGATGGGGGAGGCCAAATGGGCTGAACTGGGAAAACGATATACCCTGAAAGATACCCCCGCCCCGGATCCGGAATTTATCCGGAAGCTGAATGTTGATTTTGAAGCTGCCGGCATCCCTGTGGAAATAGCAGGCTAA
- the pflB gene encoding formate C-acetyltransferase, with protein MKQWRSFSDGAWKYKIDVRDFIQKNYTAYEGDSSFLAPPTERTRKLWEKTSELMKLEQKKGIIDAETSIPSSVTAYGAGYVDQNLESIVGLQTDAPLKRAIMPRGGWRVVKSALESYGYEMDDSVARVFGKERKTHNDGVFSAYSPEMRRARKSGILTGLPDAYGRGRIIGDYRRVALYGVDRLIEDKQESGEIFDTTQLDEENIRSREELSEQVESLKALKSMAGSYGFDISRPAETAQEAIQWTYFAYLAAIKEQDGAAMSLGRVATFLDIYIQRDLDEGMISEADAQEFIDHFVMKLRMVRFLRTPAYNELFSGDPTWVTEALGGIGVDGRPLVSKTSFRILHTLENLGPAPEPNLTVLWTPRLPQGFKEYCSRLSIETSAIQYENDCTMRTFFGDDYAIACCVSAMKVGKQMQFFGARANLAKALLYAINGGRDEKTGVQVAPALRPITDEYLDYSLVKERFDAVLEWLAGLYIKTLNVIHFMHDKYNYESLQMALHDREVHRTMACGIAGLSVAADSLSAIKHSRVKVIRNEEGLAVDYEVEGDYPAFGNNDDDVDRIAADLVETFMNKLRKQKTYRNAEPTQSILTITSNVVYGKKTGSTPDGRKAGIPFGPGANPVHGRDTSGALAAFASVAKLPYEHSTDGISYTFSIVPQALGKTEAEREKNLISLLDGYFLNGGHHVNINVLNRDTLLDAMEHPENYPQLTIRVSGYAVNFVKLTREQQEDVISRTFHSMV; from the coding sequence ATGAAACAATGGCGAAGCTTCAGCGACGGTGCCTGGAAATACAAGATTGATGTCAGGGATTTTATCCAGAAGAATTATACGGCCTATGAGGGTGATTCCAGTTTCCTGGCGCCTCCCACAGAACGTACCCGTAAGTTGTGGGAAAAAACCTCCGAGCTGATGAAACTTGAGCAAAAGAAAGGCATTATCGATGCGGAAACAAGCATTCCTTCTTCAGTGACAGCCTATGGGGCGGGATATGTGGACCAAAATCTTGAATCGATTGTGGGGTTGCAGACTGACGCTCCCTTAAAGCGGGCGATTATGCCCCGGGGCGGCTGGCGGGTTGTGAAATCCGCTCTGGAATCCTACGGATATGAAATGGATGATTCGGTAGCCCGGGTGTTCGGCAAGGAGCGGAAAACCCACAACGACGGAGTTTTCTCTGCATACAGCCCGGAAATGCGCCGGGCCCGGAAATCGGGAATTCTTACCGGATTGCCCGATGCCTACGGAAGAGGCCGGATTATCGGTGATTACCGCAGGGTTGCGCTCTACGGTGTTGACCGCCTGATTGAAGATAAGCAGGAATCCGGTGAAATATTCGATACCACCCAGCTGGACGAGGAAAATATCCGCAGCCGTGAAGAATTGAGCGAACAGGTGGAAAGCCTGAAGGCCTTGAAAAGCATGGCCGGAAGCTACGGGTTTGATATTTCCCGGCCTGCGGAAACTGCTCAGGAAGCCATACAGTGGACCTATTTCGCCTATCTGGCAGCCATTAAGGAGCAGGACGGCGCCGCCATGTCCCTGGGCCGGGTGGCGACATTTCTGGATATCTACATCCAGCGGGACCTGGATGAAGGAATGATCAGCGAAGCCGACGCCCAGGAGTTCATCGATCATTTTGTAATGAAGCTGCGGATGGTGCGCTTCCTGCGAACCCCGGCCTATAATGAGCTGTTTTCCGGGGACCCCACCTGGGTGACCGAAGCCCTGGGCGGTATCGGCGTTGACGGCCGGCCTTTGGTGAGCAAGACAAGTTTCCGCATCCTTCACACCCTTGAAAATCTGGGCCCCGCTCCGGAACCCAACCTTACGGTTCTATGGACGCCCCGGCTTCCCCAGGGTTTCAAGGAATACTGCAGCCGACTCTCAATCGAGACCTCTGCCATCCAGTACGAGAATGACTGCACCATGCGTACCTTTTTCGGAGATGATTATGCCATTGCATGCTGTGTATCCGCCATGAAGGTGGGCAAGCAGATGCAGTTCTTCGGCGCCCGGGCAAACCTGGCAAAGGCACTGCTCTACGCCATCAATGGCGGACGGGATGAGAAAACCGGCGTACAGGTGGCTCCCGCTCTGCGTCCCATTACCGACGAGTATCTGGATTATAGTCTGGTGAAGGAGCGTTTCGACGCGGTTCTTGAATGGCTGGCGGGTTTGTATATCAAGACTCTGAATGTAATTCACTTCATGCACGATAAGTACAACTATGAGTCCCTGCAGATGGCCCTCCATGACCGGGAAGTGCACAGAACCATGGCCTGCGGTATTGCCGGTCTTTCGGTCGCCGCCGATTCACTTTCTGCCATCAAGCACAGCCGGGTGAAGGTGATCCGCAATGAAGAAGGTCTTGCAGTGGATTATGAGGTTGAGGGTGATTATCCCGCATTCGGAAACAATGACGACGATGTGGACAGAATTGCCGCCGACCTGGTGGAGACCTTCATGAATAAGCTTCGCAAGCAGAAGACCTACCGCAACGCTGAGCCCACCCAGTCGATTCTCACCATCACAAGTAATGTGGTGTACGGGAAGAAGACCGGTTCAACCCCCGACGGGCGGAAAGCCGGCATTCCCTTCGGTCCCGGTGCAAACCCCGTTCACGGCCGGGATACATCGGGTGCTCTTGCGGCATTTGCCTCGGTTGCCAAACTTCCCTACGAGCACTCAACCGACGGGATTTCCTACACATTCTCCATAGTTCCCCAGGCGCTTGGCAAAACTGAAGCTGAGCGGGAGAAGAATCTGATCTCCCTCCTGGACGGCTACTTTCTCAACGGCGGCCATCATGTGAACATTAATGTTCTGAACAGAGACACTCTCCTGGATGCAATGGAACATCCCGAGAATTATCCTCAGCTGACCATCCGGGTTTCCGGCTATGCGGTGAATTTCGTGAAGCTGACCCGGGAGCAGCAGGAGGACGTAATCAGCCGCACCTTCCACTCAATGGTGTAG
- a CDS encoding LysE family translocator: protein MNWTLYAGFLGFAIAASFTPGPNNLIALSSGANFGFRKTLPHLTGVALGFGFMLFLVGLGLGALFEAVPVVYNVLQVACLLYLMLLAWKMGTSGAIGSVKDREKPNSLFASALFQWVNPKAWFASLTIVSTFTDPQNYWQSMSLNSISIMIIAAASICSWTLFGRVFQRFLSSPRRLSAFNWTMAAALVFSTAPAIFQFS from the coding sequence ATGAACTGGACACTGTATGCCGGATTTCTGGGCTTTGCCATTGCCGCTTCGTTTACCCCCGGACCCAATAATCTCATAGCTCTTTCAAGCGGAGCCAATTTCGGTTTCCGGAAAACCCTGCCCCATTTGACAGGGGTTGCTCTGGGTTTCGGATTCATGCTTTTTCTTGTGGGATTGGGACTTGGAGCCCTGTTTGAGGCGGTTCCTGTGGTGTACAATGTTCTCCAGGTTGCCTGCCTGTTGTATTTAATGCTTTTGGCCTGGAAGATGGGCACCAGCGGAGCAATCGGATCGGTGAAAGACCGAGAAAAACCCAACAGTCTGTTCGCCTCGGCGCTGTTTCAATGGGTGAATCCCAAGGCATGGTTTGCCTCTCTCACCATCGTATCCACATTCACGGATCCGCAAAACTACTGGCAAAGTATGAGTTTGAACTCCATCTCTATTATGATCATCGCCGCCGCATCCATATGCAGTTGGACGCTTTTCGGAAGGGTGTTCCAGAGATTTCTTTCAAGTCCTCGCCGGCTGAGTGCGTTTAACTGGACCATGGCGGCAGCCCTGGTATTTTCCACTGCACCGGCCATATTTCAATTCAGTTAA
- a CDS encoding GNAT family N-acetyltransferase has translation MFYHEYFTPAQLPPDLFDLFLSLGWYPMGQGIFTTSHLDTGSEEPQRVHWIRYPVSGVMDRSSHKRIRRKNRGFSVELLDPFQHRRELDRLYEHYFSSIDFDGYESIQDATCGRGKTNIYNGKAWIVRDGTQPISCGIFYTGTNSAASILHFFHPEYRRFSPGKYLILLTLDYCRKHKLEWYYPGYIIENNPRMDYKLFLGKEHVQYFVPQGGPVTGSWAGESGLWKVDFSLKSPL, from the coding sequence ATGTTTTATCATGAATATTTTACCCCCGCACAGCTGCCGCCGGATCTTTTCGACCTGTTCCTCTCCCTTGGATGGTATCCCATGGGACAGGGGATATTCACAACCTCACACCTGGATACCGGGAGCGAAGAGCCCCAGAGGGTACATTGGATCCGCTATCCTGTATCCGGTGTAATGGACCGCTCTTCACATAAAAGAATCCGCAGGAAAAACCGGGGTTTTAGCGTTGAGCTTCTTGATCCATTTCAGCATCGGAGAGAGCTGGACCGACTGTATGAACACTATTTCAGCTCCATAGACTTCGACGGATATGAAAGCATACAGGATGCAACCTGTGGCCGGGGAAAAACAAACATCTACAACGGAAAGGCCTGGATCGTACGTGACGGAACACAGCCGATTTCCTGCGGTATTTTCTACACCGGAACGAATTCGGCTGCATCAATTCTCCATTTTTTTCATCCGGAATACCGCCGCTTCAGTCCGGGAAAATATCTCATTCTGCTCACCCTGGATTATTGCCGTAAACACAAACTGGAATGGTACTATCCCGGCTATATAATAGAGAATAATCCCCGGATGGACTACAAGCTTTTTCTGGGGAAGGAACATGTACAATACTTTGTGCCCCAGGGGGGACCTGTTACCGGAAGCTGGGCGGGAGAGAGCGGATTGTGGAAAGTTGACTTTTCACTGAAGTCCCCCCTTTGA